In the Streptomyces sp. WMMC940 genome, CCACCGCGACGCTGCCCGGCTGATCGGGGTCGTCCGCGTCCAGGCTGACGTAGAGGCGCTTGCCGTCCGGGCTGAGTGCCAGGTCGTCCGGGGTGTTCCCGAGCGGGATCGAGGCGATGACGGTGTTGCGCCTGGCGGCGATCACCACGAGGGCGTCGTCGCCGGGGGCCGTCACGTAGACGCGCTTGCCGTCAGGGGACACCACGACGTCCTCCGCCCCGTCGATGTCCTCGATCACCTCGATGACCTTGTTGCGGGATGCGTCGATCACCGACACCGAGTCGCCGCCGTTCGCCACGTAGACGCGCCTGCCGTCCGGAGAGACGGCCGCCCCCTGCGGGGTCTCGCCGATCCCCTCGGTGATGGTGGCCACGACGGCGTTCTTCTTGGTGCTGATCACCGACACGCTGTCGTCGCCCGCGTTGGGCACGTAGAGACGCCGGCCGTTCGGGGACACCGCCACTTCGGTCGGAATGTCACCTACGGGGATGGTGTCGGTGACGTCGTCGGTCTTCGTGTCGATCACCGAGACCTGGTCGCTTCCCCGGTCGGCCACGTAGACGTATCTGCCGTCGGGCGACCCGGCCACCCCTCGTGGGTCGTCGCCCACGCCGGTGGTCGCGACGACCTTCTTGGAGTCCGTGTCGACCGCGGACACCGTGTCGTCATCGGCCAGGGTCACGTACATGTAGTCGCCCGGAGGTACGGCGAACGCCGTTCCGGGCGCCATCAGGGCCGCGATCGTGGCGGCCGCCACCACGGGCGACAGTGCTGCGGCCAGACGCCTGGGGTTTGCGGAGCGCGCGCGCCACGGCCGCCTCGGTCCGGTCCGGGCCTTCCTGAAGCGCGGCGCTGCTTGGTCCACCGTCACAACATTCCTCCGGGTTTCGCTGTCGCTGCCAACGGAACGGCCGTGCGCGATCGCACGAATGCCATGCAGGGCACCGCTCCGGGCCGGCCGGCGGATCGCGCGTGGCCGGGGCGATCTCACCACGCCTATCTGCTGAAAATGCATTAATTCTTGCTATTTCAAGCGATATTGACTCGATGGGATGCATTCCGTCGTCCCGGCGCCCGGGACGTCCGCCGACCGCCCGCCGCCGTGTGCCACCAGGTCATCGGTGTTGCGTACATGACGGCGTTGATCCTCGGCGGTACGTACCTCGACGCAGTTCCGCCGCCGGAAGCTGACGGCGGGACGCACGACGGGGGCGGGGCCGCTGTTCCTCGGTTTCGCGGCGAAGCCGGCCATCACGGGCAGCTGAGCACCGCCTCGGCGTCCGCCGGGGCTCGTGGCGAAGCCCTTGACGTGGCGGTGCTCTCGGCAGCCGCCGGGGCCGGCGCGTGGCCCGACTGCGTCCGGAAAGGAGGCAGCCCGCCGACGGGGGAAGATCGGCGGGCTGCCGTGGTGCCGCAGTGGCTCGTGAGGTCTGGGTGGTGCCGGTGCGGGCACCGGCGCCCGTGGGCGGTCAGTGGAAGGTGTGCTCCTCGGCCGGGAACGCACCTCCGGCGACGTCCTCGGCGAACGCCTTCGCCGCGTCGCCCAGCGTCTGCCGCAGATTCGCGTACTGCCTGGTGAAGCGCGGCACCTTGCCGCCCGTCAGCCCGGCCATGTCCGTCCAGACGAGGACCTGCGCGTCCGTGTCCGGGCCGGCGCCGATACCGATGGTCGGGATGTGCAGCGAACGGGTGACCTCGGCCGCGAGCTCGGCGGGTACGAGTTCGAGGACGACGGCGAACGCTCCCGCGTCCTGGGCCGCCTTGGCGTCGCGCAGCAGCCGGTGGGCGGCCTCGTCCCCGCGGCCTTGCACCCGGTAGCCCATCGTGTTGACCGACTGCGGGGTGAGGCCCAGGTGGGACATGACCGGGATGCCCGCCTGCACCAGCATCTCGGTCTGCGGCAGGGAGCGCTCCCCGCCCTCCAGCTTGACGGCGCCGACCCCGGCCTCCTTGACCAGCCGGGTCGCCGAGCGCAGCGCCTGGACGGGACCCTCCTGGTACGAGCCGAAGGGAAGGTCGCCGACGATCAGGGCGCGCTTGGTGCCCCGTACGACGGCCGCGGACAGCAGCGTCATCTCGTCCATCGTGACGGGCACGGTGGAGTCGTAGCCGAGGTGACAGTTGCCCATCGAGTCGCCGACCAGCATCACCGGGATGCCGGCCTCGTCGAAGACGGACGCCGTCATGGCGTCGTAGGCGGTGAGCATGGGCCACTTCTCACCGCGCTCCTTGGCGGCGGCGATGTCGTGGACGGAGATGCGGCGAGTGCCCTTGCCGCCGTACAGCGCCTTGCCGCTGCTGTCGGCGGGCCGCGTCTGGGCAGCCTGAAGCGTCATGGTGAACGGCTCCTTCGTCATCTCGAGGCGCCCTGACGGCGTCCCCGGACCGCGTCCATGGTGGCATCCCCGCGCCCGCCGCGTGAAGTGGCCCCGTTCACACCGACGCCAAATTGGCCGGTCCCGACACCGATGGCCCAGCATTTCTATACGAGACGGTGCCGTATAGAAATACGCTGCGGTCATGTCCACACCGCCGGGCGCACCCCCCGCCCCACCCCGGGTTCCGGAAGCCGTTCACCGACGCCGCTGGCTCATTCTGGCCGTCCTGATGTTCACCGTGCTCATCATGGTGCTGGACCACTCGGTCCTCAACGTGGCGGTCAAGACCATCGCCTCCCCCGCGCCCGTGGGGATCGGCGCCACACAGGGGGAGCTGGAATGGGCCATCAACTCCTACACCCTCGTCTTCGCCGCCCTGCTGTTCACGGCCGGTCTGATCGGCGACCGCGCTGGCCGCAGGAGGACCCTGCTGTTCGGCATGGCCGTGTTCGGCGTCGGCTCGGCGCTGGCCGCGTTCTCGGGCTCGTCCGGCGAGCTCATCGCGTACCGGGCGGTGATGGGCTTCGGCGCCGCGTTCGTGATGCCGGCGACCCTCGCCGTCCTCATGAACGTCTTCGAACGGGACGAGCAGCCCAAGGCCATCGGCATCTGGGCGGGCGGGGTGGGCATCGCCATCGCCCTCGGCCCGCTCACGGGCGGGCTGCTGCTCGAACACTTCTGGTGGGGCTCGATCTTCCTGGTGAACGTGCCGGTGGTGATCGTCGGATTCGTCGCGATGGCCCTGCTCATCCCCGACTCCAGGGACCCCGACCCCGGCCGGATCGACCCCGTCGGCGTGCTGCTGTCCATCGTCGGGCTCGTCCTCCTCGTCTACGGGATCATCCACGGCGGTGAACTCGCCTCGCTCTCCGACCGGTCCGTGCTGCTGCCCCTGGTCGGCGGGCTCGCCGTGCTGGCCGTGTTCGTGGTGTACGAGCACCGCATCGACCACCCGGCACTGGACTTCTCGTACTTCAG is a window encoding:
- a CDS encoding DHA2 family efflux MFS transporter permease subunit yields the protein MSTPPGAPPAPPRVPEAVHRRRWLILAVLMFTVLIMVLDHSVLNVAVKTIASPAPVGIGATQGELEWAINSYTLVFAALLFTAGLIGDRAGRRRTLLFGMAVFGVGSALAAFSGSSGELIAYRAVMGFGAAFVMPATLAVLMNVFERDEQPKAIGIWAGGVGIAIALGPLTGGLLLEHFWWGSIFLVNVPVVIVGFVAMALLIPDSRDPDPGRIDPVGVLLSIVGLVLLVYGIIHGGELASLSDRSVLLPLVGGLAVLAVFVVYEHRIDHPALDFSYFRNPAFSAAITATALAFLSMMGVAFFSVFYLQSVLGHSPLQAGLLVLPLAVAQSLFAPRARLAVARFGAKATCTAGMMMIATGLACFAFFDASTPLWALELAFFVQGAGMGHVMSPVTVTVMQALPREKAGVASAINNTFRQIGGALGVAALGSLLSAAYRGGIESTLERAPGVPDEAKHAAGESLEATLAVAERLGPAGRLLIAPAHEAFLVAMHLAALSAATVTLIGAVVVATYLPGRRKSADAPAVPDERPAAGVARG
- the panB gene encoding 3-methyl-2-oxobutanoate hydroxymethyltransferase, which translates into the protein MTLQAAQTRPADSSGKALYGGKGTRRISVHDIAAAKERGEKWPMLTAYDAMTASVFDEAGIPVMLVGDSMGNCHLGYDSTVPVTMDEMTLLSAAVVRGTKRALIVGDLPFGSYQEGPVQALRSATRLVKEAGVGAVKLEGGERSLPQTEMLVQAGIPVMSHLGLTPQSVNTMGYRVQGRGDEAAHRLLRDAKAAQDAGAFAVVLELVPAELAAEVTRSLHIPTIGIGAGPDTDAQVLVWTDMAGLTGGKVPRFTRQYANLRQTLGDAAKAFAEDVAGGAFPAEEHTFH
- a CDS encoding YncE family protein produces the protein MAAATIAALMAPGTAFAVPPGDYMYVTLADDDTVSAVDTDSKKVVATTGVGDDPRGVAGSPDGRYVYVADRGSDQVSVIDTKTDDVTDTIPVGDIPTEVAVSPNGRRLYVPNAGDDSVSVISTKKNAVVATITEGIGETPQGAAVSPDGRRVYVANGGDSVSVIDASRNKVIEVIEDIDGAEDVVVSPDGKRVYVTAPGDDALVVIAARRNTVIASIPLGNTPDDLALSPDGKRLYVSLDADDPDQPGSVAVVDTKREKVVDVITEGIGLNPEDIAFTADGRQVYLANAGSDSLSVISARSNRVRTVITDGIGNEPHGLTDGGVRVRSKHCKPHRSWLFGHGEGCRS